A single region of the Candidatus Woesearchaeota archaeon genome encodes:
- a CDS encoding polysaccharide biosynthesis C-terminal domain-containing protein, with protein sequence MIQSKINGLYKDHSKLIQFTSLKILGEFFVFLFPLIIAKFVLPEAYGTYSLGMMIIFFSTTLLLGSSITPFIISANKELKEEKSVSKSFTNQLIFLIISLSLIGLFFLLFSSYIIDFVHIDKMMLVFLYLAFVGISIKSILGNYFLGIDKKTEFTKVGIYYGIFLLILLFILGFELKNLFLNYFLSSILLLLVTLPKIKFSKVFPLKFDKEMFLEHWDFTKWQIFGLTAVYFINWGDSIIINYYLGVYDVGVYNLAYQVFKGIISFMYIVNTFYLPEISKNVKDKKFINKYLFRTRIQLFLLVVFGVLVGIVLVPFILNSFFDESYMQASSILQVLLIGVIFKFWSIFYNPLYNVLKRYKYLQIMNVFQIILNIGLGIWFVVSFGLLGVAWATTISYFARTFVDEVYFWKKVRKELVNKEKYNCGC encoded by the coding sequence ATGATACAAAGTAAAATAAATGGTCTATATAAAGATCACTCAAAACTGATACAATTTACATCACTTAAAATTTTGGGAGAGTTTTTTGTATTTTTGTTTCCTCTAATTATTGCAAAGTTTGTTTTACCTGAGGCTTATGGTACTTATTCATTAGGAATGATGATTATTTTTTTTTCTACAACTTTACTTCTAGGCTCTTCTATCACTCCTTTTATTATATCTGCAAATAAAGAGTTAAAAGAAGAGAAATCTGTCTCTAAAAGCTTTACAAACCAGCTCATTTTCTTGATTATATCATTATCTCTTATTGGATTGTTCTTTTTATTGTTTTCTAGTTATATTATAGATTTTGTTCATATCGATAAAATGATGCTTGTTTTTTTGTATTTGGCATTTGTTGGAATTTCTATTAAGTCTATTTTAGGTAATTATTTTTTAGGAATTGATAAGAAGACTGAATTTACAAAGGTAGGAATTTATTATGGTATCTTTCTTTTAATTTTGCTTTTTATTTTGGGTTTTGAATTAAAAAATTTATTTTTGAACTATTTTCTTTCTTCTATTCTTTTGTTGTTGGTTACTTTACCTAAGATTAAATTTTCTAAAGTATTTCCTTTAAAATTTGATAAAGAAATGTTTTTAGAACATTGGGATTTTACAAAATGGCAAATTTTTGGTCTTACTGCAGTTTATTTTATTAATTGGGGTGATAGTATTATTATTAATTATTATTTAGGTGTTTATGATGTAGGTGTCTATAATTTAGCTTATCAGGTATTTAAGGGGATTATTTCTTTTATGTATATTGTCAATACTTTTTATTTGCCAGAGATTTCTAAGAATGTGAAGGATAAGAAATTTATTAATAAATATTTATTTAGGACTAGAATTCAATTATTCTTGCTTGTTGTGTTTGGTGTTTTAGTTGGTATAGTTTTAGTGCCTTTCATATTGAATTCATTTTTTGATGAGAGTTATATGCAGGCATCTTCTATTTTGCAAGTTTTATTGATTGGTGTAATATTTAAATTTTGGTCAATATTTTACAATCCACTTTACAATGTTTTGAAGAGATATAAGTATCTGCAAATAATGAATGTATTTCAGATTATTTTAAATATCGGTTTAGGAATTTGGTTTGTTGTGAGTTTTGGTTTGTTAGGTGTTGCATGGGCTACAACGATTAGTTATTTTGCTCGTACATTTGTTGATGAAGTTTATTTTTGGAAAAAGGTTAGAAAGGAGTTAGTTAACAAAGAAAAGTATAATTGTGGATGTTGA
- a CDS encoding DUF1566 domain-containing protein gives MGKLKFMNFSMLLIILITISFVSAGNYVKLDSNGNELPDSASSWAMVKDFDTELIWQSSTNFSSYTVGEANSYCNNLAFANYSDWHLPVSKEFVTILNYELSSALNTDYFSLSGNFWSIEKPQSLLQIIYHLPHGDTLNSMVPMPLVNVMCVRDNYTQLNDFVINNEFTVTDINTGLTWQRYHDDVSRTLDEAVENCQNLSFGGIDNWRLPSVKELYTIIDFSLSSNVKFNQSIFTNYQYDRLYTSNILSDITYAPSMGTQIWFVSWDGNILYSFSTSNIGVCVAGNDDDSDGVYNSEDICPNTGLETMTDLNSGKYMLYEGFPYFMTPVDNYLYIRPYTLFDTNGCSCSQILALKGKGITQELVSGCKESTLIDFITLNN, from the coding sequence ATGGGTAAATTAAAATTTATGAATTTTTCGATGTTATTAATAATATTGATAACAATAAGTTTTGTTTCGGCAGGTAATTATGTTAAATTAGATTCAAATGGAAATGAATTGCCTGATAGTGCTTCTAGTTGGGCAATGGTCAAAGATTTTGATACTGAATTAATATGGCAATCTTCCACAAATTTTTCTTCATATACAGTAGGAGAAGCTAATTCTTATTGTAATAATTTAGCATTTGCCAACTATTCTGATTGGCATTTGCCAGTTTCCAAAGAATTTGTTACAATACTAAATTATGAGTTATCTTCCGCTTTAAACACAGATTATTTTAGTTTAAGTGGAAATTTTTGGTCAATAGAAAAACCTCAATCGTTATTACAAATCATATACCATTTGCCGCATGGAGATACTTTGAATAGTATGGTTCCAATGCCTTTAGTTAATGTTATGTGTGTGAGAGATAATTATACTCAATTAAATGATTTTGTGATTAATAATGAATTTACAGTTACTGATATAAATACTGGATTAACATGGCAAAGATATCATGATGATGTTTCTAGAACTCTGGATGAGGCTGTAGAAAATTGTCAAAATTTAAGTTTTGGTGGGATTGATAATTGGAGGTTACCATCAGTCAAAGAATTATATACGATAATTGATTTTTCATTATCCTCTAATGTGAAATTCAATCAGTCAATATTTACTAATTATCAATATGATCGTTTATATACTAGTAATATATTGTCAGATATAACATATGCTCCTTCAATGGGAACACAAATTTGGTTCGTAAGTTGGGATGGTAATATTTTATATAGTTTTAGTACTTCCAATATTGGAGTTTGTGTTGCAGGAAATGATGATGATAGTGATGGTGTTTATAATTCAGAAGACATATGTCCAAATACTGGACTTGAAACTATGACTGATTTAAATTCTGGCAAGTATATGTTATATGAAGGTTTTCCATATTTTATGACTCCAGTAGATAATTATTTATACATTAGACCTTATACATTATTTGATACAAATGGTTGTTCATGTTCTCAAATATTGGCATTGAAAGGTAAAGGAATTACACAAGAATTAGTTTCTGGTTGTAAAGAATCTACACTTATAGATTTTATAACTTTAAATAATTAA